A region of the Candidatus Eremiobacterota bacterium genome:
CCACGTTGGTCTTGACAAAAAGTAGCCTTCTCATGTAAGAGTATCCCGATATGCTCGACCTCGCCAAGGAGGGAAAGCTCACCCCAGAGCAGGCGCGGCATCTTGCCAAAGTCTTCAATGAGGGGACCCGCGTCCAGGGGGCGTGGCTTGACTACGCCCAGGAGGTCCCGGTGGCCACCCTCATAGCTGCCGTCGAGGGGTTTCTCCGCTTCGCGAAGAGGGCTGTCCACAAAAAGTGGGATATCGCTCCCGAGGCTTTCGAGGTGGCCGTCACGGGGAGGTCCGTTAAAAGGGTTTCCCCTGCACTCTCTAATGCCACGGAACGCAGTGGGGATAAGGGTTTGGATGCGCCAGTCCAGAAATTCGCACACGAGGTGGGGGGACACTTTTCAGGGGAAGTCACAGTCTGGCAGGTCACCGGGGGCGGGGAGCATCCGGAGCTCCCCGAGATTCTGTCAATCCTCTCGGGAGAGACCCACAAAGCGGGGACCTTCGGATCAAACCTCTCTGAGAGAGGCGCCCTCATCCGCTTCTTTCTCAAAAGAGACATTGTCCCTCTCTGGAACCATGCGGTAAGGCTCTGGGCCGCCAACAGGACGGAAGCGGCCGCTCCTGGCGGAGAGGAACTCGCCCTCTTCATCGAGGCCCTCCTTGACGCCTTCCTCTCAACCTGGGACCACCCCGAAAAAAGAGACCTCCACCACCGCACCCTGGCCCGGGACCATTACCAGTGCCAGGCTCCCGGCTGCCGCTCGCGCCGCAATCTTCACTCCCATCACATCATCTTCCGCTCCCACGGGGGAAGCGATAAGCTTCACAACAGAATCACCCTCTGCATGGCCCACCACCTGAGGTGCGTCCACGAGGGGCACCTCATCATCAGGGGCACGGCGCCCCACCGTCTCACCTTCATCTTTGGCTCCCAATCAATGGCGGCGTTGGCGTTGTTGACGGCTGCCTGCCTGTAATCCCCCCCCGGCGCTCCTTTTGTCAATTTTGAAACGCAGGCCTGTAAAAAACGATGGATATACATTGACCCGGGCATGCATATCTGTTATTCTTATGGAGAGGGATTGAAATATGGACGATGTGAAAGAAATAGCGAGGAAAATGGTTGAGAAACTTGCAAGGAGTACGCTGTTAATAAACAGGTGGAAAGAAGGAGATAAGGCTCAAAGGTCACTGGACACACCTGAGCAGAGCAGGGAAAGAAAACAGAGGGAAGAAGATGCCCATGATGCGCGCCGGGCAGAAGAAGCCAGGGAGTCCAGGGAGAGGGTCAGACGCAGAACCCTGGAAGCAGAAAGTGAAGCGACCCAGGCAAGGCAGGGGGCGATAAATACTTTTTTTACTATTGTTATCACCCTGTTTGGAATTGCTCTTGTCATATGGTTTGTCCTGTGGATCTTCTCTTTATTTAAGAAATGAAGATGGAGCCGCCAGGCCGGCTCAAAATTCTCAGTAATCACGCGCTTATGGATCTGCACTCATTAAAAACGCATTGACATATTTATATGCTGTATAGTTTATACAGGAGATGATGCACATGAAACGCCTGAACATCACCCTGCCCGATGATATCGCGGCCGAACTGAAAACGCTACCCCATATCAGCAGGTTCATCGCAGACACACTGCGTGAGAAGCTGGATCGTGAAAGAATGAAGAAACTGGACGACGCGCTTGTCGAAGGATACAGAGCCGTCGCCGCAGAAGACCGCGCGCTCGATGGTGAATGGGAGAGCGCTACGCTGGAGGACCGGGGATGGTAGATGATTATCCGAAAAGAGCGGAGTTGTGGATGGTTTCTCTCGAAGCGGTCCAGGGGAGCGAGATAGGGAAAAAACGCCCGGCACTCGTTGTTTCCAACAATCGGAACAACCAGTTTGCAGAGACAATCACGGTGATCCCCCTTACCTCGAGGGCTGATAAGTCCTACCCTTTTGAGGCTTCCATCAAGCCGGGAACAAGCGGGCTTTCCGTCGAATCCAGGGCAAAGTGCAACCAGATAAGGACTGTCTCCGGGACACGTCTCCTTCATCGAATAGGCCATATCTCCCCTGAAGAGATGCAGCGCGTGGAGCAGGCTCTTCTCATACATCTGGCAATTTTTCTGCATTGAGTAATCCAGAAAAAGGGGACAGGCGGAATGCCTGCCCCCTTTTCCTGTCGTGCTTTTACACTGGATACCTCATCTTAAGGCAGATTAATGACGGTGTTCACCAGTGTGACCGCAGCGTTAAGGCCAATTGCTCTGCCATTAAGTGTCACTATATTGACGTTGTCGGCAGTAGAGAACGTGACTCCTGCTTCAGCAATGATGGTTCCCTCCATGGTGCCGCCCGGCAGGCTCAGAATTCGTGGTAGTCATGCGCTTTTAGAATATTTTCTTATCTTATCTGCCTCTGAGCTGATATACTCGCAAAAACTCAATCCCGCTTTTTCCGCCTCCATAGATATGATGCTCCTGGCAATATGGATCTGTTGCAACGCGGGGTCACAGGGGAAATCTTTTTCAGCAGCCTTTACGATGTCTTCGAGATCTTCATTTCTTCTGCTCTCCATAGTTCATCCTCCTACATCAGTTCTGGGGGGGGCATAATCTCAATCTGTTTAAGGCTCTTTAAAGTATTTATCATCCTCACAATATCTTTTGTTCTTCTCCTTATGATGAAAAGCATTGATGCCTGTAAGGATATTGTACATTGAGATATCAGGGAAGTCAATATTCCGGAGTCCACTATGATAATGGCCGAAGTTGGCGGCGGGCATTCTCTTCCCTCTTCTTCTCTCCCGATGGTGTCGCTCATGGGTGAGTGGGGATAAAGGGGCAGTAAAGAACATACGGAGCAGCAAAAAGGGGACAGGCGGAATGCCTGCCCCCTTTTCCTGTCGTGTTTTTACACCGGATACCTCATGCCTTACGGGAGAGGTATGTTAATGATGGTGTTCACCATGGTAACCGATTCAGTCAGGGTCATTGCTCTCCCATTCAGTGTCACTATATTGACACTGCCGGCAGTAGAGAAGTTGATCGCAGTTCCTGCGATTATGGTTCCCTCCAGGGTACCGCCCCCCCCGGGGTTAAGATATGCTCTGGTGCCGACCTGCCAGAAGATGTTCTTGGCCTTGGCGCCGTTAATCAGCTTGATGCTTCGAGGGGCTCCCGAGGCGCCCACGGTGAGCGTGGTCCCCATCTGGAATACCCAGACAGCATCTGCGTCGCCCCGGCCGTCGAGCGTGAGATCTCCTTCCGTCATAAGGAATCCCGCCGCAGCCTTATATATGCCCGGAGGAAGCGTTTTTCCGCCCAGCTGGTCGCCGGCAACTGCCACACCTCCCGCCAGATTAGCGAGGGTGGTAAAGGCTGTTTGTGTAGCGGCTGCGCCTGCTGCTGCCGGATCGCCGGTACCAAAGTATATCGTACCATTCACATACCCATTATTAAGATCTGTTACTGTATAATTAGCGCCCGTCTTGTCGTGGAGTCCGGTGATCTTGGTGGCTACCCCGGTGGTGCCGATATCCCCGTTAATCACCGTAAGAAGCCCCTCGTTGGTCAACCCGGCACCGCTGCCAAAACTCCCAAAGGGCGCCATTGCTCCAAGTGGCGGTGCCACGGGTACTGTCCTTGTACCGGTGGTAAAGGTCCACGTGTAATCTGCCGCCATTGCATTATGCGCAAGGTCCTGGACTCCAGTGGTGATCGTGGCGGTGTAGGTGGTGTTGGGTGCGAGATTGCTTGCCGGGGTGAAGGTTGCAATCTTGGTTATCAGATCATAGGTGACTGCAAGTCCTACTACGCTCGTGCCTGCTGAGTCTTTCACCGTGAAATTCAGGTTGGTGATCGTTAAAGGATCCATCTCCTCGCTGAAGGTCGCGTTGATTTTCTTGTTGATGGCCACATCTATTTCAGCATTAGAAGGGCTTACAAGAATCACGGTGGGTGGAGTGGTGTCGGGGGCCGCACCGGTGGTAAAGGTCCACGTGTAATTTGTGGCCAGCGCATTGCCCGCAAGGTCCTTGGCCCCGGTGGTAACCGTGGCAGTATAGAGGGTGTTGGCTGCGAGATTGCTGTCTGGTGTGAATGTTGCAATCAGGCCCACATAGGTCGCCTGGCCTGAAACAGGAGCACCTCCTTGACTCAAGGTATAAGTGAGGTTGGTGATCGTTGCAGGGTCCATCACTTCGCTGAAGGTTGCGGCAATTTTCTTGTTGGTAGCCACACCTGTGTCACCTTGAGCGGGGGAAGTGAAAGTCACGGTAGGTGCGGTGACGTCCGTGGACGCGCCGGTGGTAAAGGTCCACGAGTAATTTGCCGCCAGCGCATTGCCCGCAAGGTCCTTGGCCCCGGTGGTGATTGTGGCAGTATAAGTTGTGCTGACTGCGAGATTGCTGTCTGGTTTG
Encoded here:
- a CDS encoding type II toxin-antitoxin system PemK/MazF family toxin, which encodes MVDDYPKRAELWMVSLEAVQGSEIGKKRPALVVSNNRNNQFAETITVIPLTSRADKSYPFEASIKPGTSGLSVESRAKCNQIRTVSGTRLLHRIGHISPEEMQRVEQALLIHLAIFLH
- a CDS encoding ice-binding family protein — its product is MEGTIIAEAGVTFSTADNVNIVTLNGRAIGLNAAVTLVNTVINLP
- a CDS encoding Ig-like domain-containing protein; translated protein: MLKCKGYGRTGFIALLLMAVLMAGCGGGSGSSAGYYYVGTGSNTSPDSPTVTFTDPAQGDTGVGINRKIAATFSKEMNASTINTTTFTVTGPGTTAVSGTVTYVGMVATFTPASSLAVNTAYTATITTGAKDTAGTALAANFTWTFTTGSSIDTTAPTVTFTAPAQGDTGVPINRKIAATFSKAMDPTTISSTTFSVTGPNAAPVSGTVTYVGLVATFTPASSLAVNTVYTATITTGARDLAGNALAANYTWTFTTGSSADTTAPTVTFTAPAQGETGVALNRKIAATFSKAMDPLTITNLTFTLKQGATPVTGTVTYVGLVATFTPVSNLVAGTSYTATITTGAKDLAGNALAANYTWTFTTGSSTDATAPTVTFTAPAQGDTGVVINTKIAATFSKAMDPLTITNLTFTLKQGATPVTGTVTYVGLVATFKPDSNLAVSTTYTATITTGAKDLAGNALAANYSWTFTTGASTDVTAPTVTFTSPAQGDTGVATNKKIAATFSEVMDPATITNLTYTLSQGGAPVSGQATYVGLIATFTPDSNLAANTLYTATVTTGAKDLAGNALATNYTWTFTTGAAPDTTPPTVILVSPSNAEIDVAINKKINATFSEEMDPLTITNLNFTVKDSAGTSVVGLAVTYDLITKIATFTPASNLAPNTTYTATITTGVQDLAHNAMAADYTWTFTTGTRTVPVAPPLGAMAPFGSFGSGAGLTNEGLLTVINGDIGTTGVATKITGLHDKTGANYTVTDLNNGYVNGTIYFGTGDPAAAGAAATQTAFTTLANLAGGVAVAGDQLGGKTLPPGIYKAAAGFLMTEGDLTLDGRGDADAVWVFQMGTTLTVGASGAPRSIKLINGAKAKNIFWQVGTRAYLNPGGGGTLEGTIIAGTAINFSTAGSVNIVTLNGRAMTLTESVTMVNTIINIPLP